TACAGTTTTTACAAAAATAAAAAAACATTCATAATTTATCAACCTAAAACCTATCATCTATTGCCCAATACCTAAAATCATTATCTTTACAGAAATTTAATACAGCTATGTTAAAAGCAGGTTTGGTAGGAGCCGGACATTTAGGAAAAATACATTTACGACTTCTGAATCAATCAGATAAATATGAATTTGTAGGTTTCCATGATAAAGATGTAGAAAACGGAAAAAAATTAGAGGCCGAATTCGGATATAAATATTTTGAAAATTTTGATGATTTGCTGGATCAGATCGATATGCTGGATATCGTGACCCCCACGCTTTATCATTATGATTATGCGTTAAAAGCGATTGAAAAAGGTCTTCACTTTTTCATTGAAAAACCAGTAACGCAAACGCTTGAACAGGCTGAAGAAATTCTTCGTAAATGTCAGGAAAACGGGATTAAGGCACAGGTTGGGCACGTGGAAAGATATAACCCCGCATTTATCGCGACAAAGGAATATATTAAAGATCCCATGTTTATTGAAATCCACAGACTGGCAGAATTCAATCCTCGCGGAACGGATGTTTCTGTGGTTTTAGATCTGATGATTCACGATCTGGATATTTTATTAAGCATCGTCAAATCTAAAGTTAAAAATATTCATGCAAGCGGCGTTTGTGTCGTGAGTAAAACTCCGGATATTTCCAATGCAAGAATTGAGTTTGAAAACGGCTGTGTTGCTAATCTTACGACTTCAAGAATTTCGATGAAAGGCATGCGAAAAAGTCGTTTTTTCCAGAAAGACGCTTATATTTCAGTTGATTTCCTTGAGAAAAAAGCAGAAGTGATCCGAATGAAAGATGCGCCTGAGCACCCTACTCCATTTGATATGATTATTGAAAATGCAGAAGGTGAAAAGAATCAGATCTTGTTTGAATATCCAAATATTCAGTCGAATAATGCGATTTTGGATGAATTAAATTCTTTTGCAGATTCTATTACGGAAGATAAGCATGTGGAAGTTTCGATTGAAGACGGAACGGAAGCTTTAAAAATAGCATTACAGATTATGAAATTGATTTCTTAACCTGAAATCTTTATTCATTTTATATTGATATCAACGAGCTGTTTCGGGAATGAAGCAGCTCGTTTTATTTTAGCTTACCTCTTAATTTAATAGATGAAATTATTTATAACATCTAAAGTATCAAATATTTATTAATTATTTCTTCTGCGT
The sequence above is a segment of the Chryseobacterium sp. MYb264 genome. Coding sequences within it:
- a CDS encoding Gfo/Idh/MocA family protein produces the protein MLKAGLVGAGHLGKIHLRLLNQSDKYEFVGFHDKDVENGKKLEAEFGYKYFENFDDLLDQIDMLDIVTPTLYHYDYALKAIEKGLHFFIEKPVTQTLEQAEEILRKCQENGIKAQVGHVERYNPAFIATKEYIKDPMFIEIHRLAEFNPRGTDVSVVLDLMIHDLDILLSIVKSKVKNIHASGVCVVSKTPDISNARIEFENGCVANLTTSRISMKGMRKSRFFQKDAYISVDFLEKKAEVIRMKDAPEHPTPFDMIIENAEGEKNQILFEYPNIQSNNAILDELNSFADSITEDKHVEVSIEDGTEALKIALQIMKLIS